Within Corynebacterium timonense, the genomic segment TTGGCAGGAAACATGTGTAACGCTAACGCAGCGTCCGGGCTTTTACGAATCCCCGCCTCGCCCGAGCAGCGCTTCGTCGTACAAATCGCCCGTTTTCACCCCGTGGGCGCGGGCGACGTCTTTCACCGCGTCCTTGAGCCGTTCCCCCTCGTCGACGCGCGCCAGCACCAGCCCGACGAGGTCCTCCGGTGCCGCCTGCGGCTGAGTGCCCCCTTCGACGACGACGGTGATCTCCCCCCGCAGACCCTCTGCGGCCCACTCGGCGAGTTCGCCGAGCTTACCGCGCCGGACCTCTTCGTACTCTTTGGTCAGCTCGCGGCACACCGCGGCCCGCCTGTCGGCGCCGAGCACCTCCGCCGCATCGCGCAGCGTCGCGCCGATGCGGTGCGGGGATTCGAAAAAGCACACCGCGCGCGACTGCCCGACGAGCGATTCCAGCCACGCCCGGCGCGGCCCCGCCTTGCGCGGGGCGAACCCGTCGAAGATGAAATGGCCGACGTTTAGCCCCGACAGCGCCAACGCCGTCGTCACCGCCGAGGGGCCGGGCAGGCACGTCACCGGCACCCCGGCGTCGTGGGCCGCGGTGACGAGGGCGTGACCCGGGTCGGAGACGAGCGGCATCCCGGCGTCGGAGACGACGAGCACGAGCCCCCGGCGCGCCTCGGCCACGAGCTCGGACACGCGCTTGTCCTCGTTGTGGTCGAAGTTGGAGACCACCCGGCCGCCGAGCTCGACGCCGAGCGCGGCCGCCAGGTTGCGGGTGCGCCGCGTGTCCTCGGCCGCGACGACGTCGGCGCGGCCGAGTGCGTCGCGCAGCCGCGGCGAGGCGTCGCCGATGTTGCCCAGGGGCGTCGCCGCGAGCACGATGCCCGTGGCGGGCAGCGATATTTCAGATGGGCTCATACACCCAGCATGACACACGAGCCGCAACCCGGCCGGGTGCGCCCAGTAAGATCCGATGGGTGCCTACCCTTCGCCGCTACCCCAACGTCGCCACCGTCCCCTGGGCGCGACGCGACACGCAGTGC encodes:
- the rsmI gene encoding 16S rRNA (cytidine(1402)-2'-O)-methyltransferase, which gives rise to MSPSEISLPATGIVLAATPLGNIGDASPRLRDALGRADVVAAEDTRRTRNLAAALGVELGGRVVSNFDHNEDKRVSELVAEARRGLVLVVSDAGMPLVSDPGHALVTAAHDAGVPVTCLPGPSAVTTALALSGLNVGHFIFDGFAPRKAGPRRAWLESLVGQSRAVCFFESPHRIGATLRDAAEVLGADRRAAVCRELTKEYEEVRRGKLGELAEWAAEGLRGEITVVVEGGTQPQAAPEDLVGLVLARVDEGERLKDAVKDVARAHGVKTGDLYDEALLGRGGDS